The following proteins are co-located in the Gloeocapsa sp. PCC 7428 genome:
- the frr gene encoding ribosome recycling factor: protein MKLAEAESTMQKAVEATQRAFNTIRTGRANASLLDRVMVEYYGTPTALKSLANISTPDATTITIQPYDRSSLNLIEKAISMSDVGLTPNNDGSMIRLNIPPLTSDRRKELVKLAAKYAEEGRVSIRNIRRDALDTIRKQEKNSEISEDEAQDLQDKLQKLTNKYTSKIDELLAEKEKDITTV, encoded by the coding sequence GTGAAGTTAGCTGAAGCTGAGAGTACGATGCAAAAAGCCGTTGAAGCAACACAACGCGCTTTTAATACAATCCGCACTGGTCGCGCTAATGCGAGTTTACTTGACCGCGTGATGGTGGAATACTACGGTACTCCCACCGCGCTCAAATCACTGGCGAATATTAGTACGCCTGATGCTACAACAATTACGATTCAACCGTATGACCGTAGCAGTCTAAATCTTATTGAAAAGGCGATTTCGATGTCGGATGTCGGGTTAACTCCGAACAATGACGGTTCAATGATTCGTCTAAACATTCCGCCACTCACGAGCGATCGCCGTAAAGAACTGGTGAAACTCGCCGCGAAGTATGCGGAAGAAGGACGCGTTTCGATTCGGAATATTCGCCGCGATGCTCTTGATACCATCCGCAAACAAGAGAAAAACAGCGAAATTTCAGAAGATGAAGCGCAAGATCTTCAAGATAAACTGCAAAAATTGACGAACAAATACACCAGCAAAATAGATGAATTACTAGCAGAAAAAGAGAAAGATATCACAACTGTTTAA
- a CDS encoding LCP family protein yields MSVPFHKISVRNPSVTASPRIVNTKYSSAKSGRWLWFWVAMSGIAMLSATAGALLAVSLSSTPLMQSRLSPEEKAVFGRGDRISKTGLRLAELTRPVNILVLGVKVLSSDVDDPEIRSEDLGYHALVNSFEGLSDTMLLLRFDPETEKLAVLSIPRDTRTEVEGLGVTKINAANAQGGPALSAQAVSDLLNGVPIDRYIRINVQGVEKLVDALGGVTVYVPKDMKYQDDSQHLYINLKAGKHHLDGNQALQLLRFRYDENGDIGRIQRQQMLMRALMEQALNPATLARVPQIMSVIQTHIDTNLTVEELMALVGFGVQTQRSDVEMLLVPGTFSTPDQYVASYWLPDEERIATMMAKHFNVPTDSELSEVDPARLRIAIQDSTGSDRAIQSLANVLQSSGYQRVYVANPWDEPLEVTRIVAQQGDVDSAQAIRNALGFGEIRVESTGNLRSDVTIQLGQDWLRSREAQ; encoded by the coding sequence ATGTCTGTGCCATTTCATAAAATTTCTGTTCGCAATCCCTCTGTAACTGCGTCTCCCCGAATCGTCAACACCAAGTATTCCTCAGCTAAGTCAGGGCGTTGGCTATGGTTTTGGGTGGCAATGAGTGGTATCGCAATGTTGTCAGCAACCGCTGGAGCGCTGTTAGCTGTATCTTTATCGAGTACCCCGTTAATGCAATCGCGGCTTAGCCCAGAAGAAAAAGCAGTTTTTGGGCGGGGCGATCGCATTTCTAAAACAGGCTTACGCCTTGCTGAATTGACTCGTCCTGTGAATATTCTGGTTTTGGGCGTCAAGGTTCTCTCTTCTGATGTTGACGATCCTGAGATTAGGTCAGAAGACTTAGGCTATCACGCACTGGTTAATTCTTTTGAAGGTCTTTCGGATACGATGCTGCTGCTGCGGTTTGACCCAGAAACCGAAAAATTAGCAGTACTTTCAATTCCTAGAGATACGCGTACCGAAGTTGAAGGACTAGGTGTTACAAAAATTAATGCTGCAAATGCTCAAGGTGGTCCAGCGTTGAGTGCGCAGGCTGTTAGCGACCTTTTAAATGGTGTACCCATCGACCGCTACATCCGCATTAATGTTCAAGGCGTTGAAAAACTCGTCGATGCTTTGGGTGGTGTCACAGTTTATGTCCCCAAAGATATGAAGTATCAAGATGACAGTCAACACTTGTATATCAATTTGAAAGCAGGAAAACATCATCTCGACGGCAATCAAGCGCTGCAATTACTACGCTTCCGTTACGATGAAAACGGCGATATTGGTCGCATCCAACGGCAGCAAATGTTGATGAGGGCATTGATGGAACAGGCTCTAAACCCTGCAACCCTAGCACGAGTACCACAGATTATGTCGGTGATTCAAACGCATATTGATACTAACTTGACGGTAGAAGAGTTAATGGCACTCGTCGGTTTTGGTGTCCAAACTCAACGTTCGGATGTCGAAATGCTGCTTGTCCCAGGGACTTTTAGCACGCCAGATCAGTACGTTGCAAGTTATTGGCTACCCGATGAAGAACGAATTGCCACGATGATGGCAAAGCACTTTAATGTGCCTACCGATTCGGAGTTGAGTGAAGTCGATCCGGCAAGGTTGCGAATCGCTATTCAAGATAGTACAGGAAGCGATCGCGCGATCCAATCGCTGGCTAACGTTCTCCAATCATCTGGATATCAACGCGTTTACGTTGCAAACCCTTGGGACGAACCATTAGAAGTGACGCGGATTGTTGCGCAACAAGGTGATGTTGATAGCGCCCAAGCGATTCGCAATGCTTTGGGATTTGGTGAAATCCGCGTGGAAAGCACGGGTAATCTGCGTTCGGATGTGACGATTCAACTCGGTCAAGATTGGCTGCGATCGCGCGAAGCGCAGTAA
- the speB gene encoding agmatinase yields MLAQTSTAVTPFLGADVAADYAAAQVVILPIPYEATTTYRRGCETGPDAILAASQQVEYYDEELDWETGLDVGIYTHPAIADTRSGAVTSEEMLQVTRETVFKLVRDGKFVISLGGEHSITTGIVEAYRQAYPDESFTVVQIDAHGDLRHEYEGSIHNHACVMRRIVDMKLPTVQIGIRAICKEEADLIKEKNLTVFRAREIAAQPNWIENAIAAIPTEKVFLTIDLDGIDPTLIPGVGTPEPGGLNWYALTTFLCGVFDKHQVIGCDVMELAPVTDSVVSEFTAAKLVYKLIGYHAKGRGASTR; encoded by the coding sequence ATGCTGGCTCAAACTTCTACAGCGGTTACACCTTTTTTGGGCGCAGACGTTGCGGCGGATTATGCTGCGGCGCAGGTTGTCATTTTACCAATTCCCTACGAAGCAACAACAACGTATCGGCGTGGCTGTGAAACCGGACCTGATGCAATTCTCGCAGCTTCGCAGCAAGTGGAATACTATGATGAGGAACTCGACTGGGAAACGGGACTTGATGTAGGTATCTACACGCATCCAGCGATCGCGGATACTAGAAGCGGGGCTGTCACCTCCGAGGAAATGTTGCAAGTTACCAGAGAAACTGTTTTCAAGCTCGTGCGAGATGGCAAATTTGTCATTTCTTTAGGCGGCGAACACAGTATTACCACAGGCATTGTGGAGGCGTACCGCCAAGCGTATCCAGATGAATCATTTACCGTTGTGCAAATTGACGCGCATGGAGATTTGCGCCACGAGTACGAAGGCTCGATTCATAACCATGCTTGCGTGATGCGACGGATTGTTGATATGAAATTACCAACGGTTCAAATTGGCATTCGGGCGATTTGTAAAGAAGAAGCTGATCTGATCAAAGAAAAAAATCTCACCGTGTTTCGCGCGCGAGAAATTGCCGCACAACCAAATTGGATCGAAAATGCGATCGCCGCAATTCCCACAGAAAAGGTATTTCTGACGATTGACTTAGATGGCATCGACCCCACACTGATTCCTGGTGTTGGAACTCCTGAACCTGGTGGTTTGAATTGGTACGCACTGACAACATTTCTGTGTGGCGTCTTTGACAAACATCAAGTCATTGGCTGTGATGTGATGGAATTAGCCCCAGTGACTGATTCAGTCGTTTCAGAATTTACCGCCGCTAAGCTTGTTTACAAACTCATTGGCTATCACGCAAAGGGGCGAGGAGCGAGTACAAGATAG
- the pyrH gene encoding UMP kinase, with protein MGKPYRRILLKLSGEALMGDLGYGIDPTIVQEIAAEVAEVVNSGVQVAIVVGGGNIFRGVKASAAGMDRATADYIGMIATVMNALTLQDALERMEVQTRVQTAIAMQEVAEPYIRRRAIRHLEKGRVVIFGAGSGNPFFTTDTTAALRAAEIDAEVIFKATKVDGVYDSDPHKNPEAKRYQTLNYVHVLTQDLRVMDSTAIALCKENNIPILVFDLSVRGNIRRAVTGESIGTLVGGFCEVS; from the coding sequence ATGGGAAAACCTTACCGGCGGATTTTACTAAAACTGAGCGGTGAAGCCTTGATGGGCGACCTGGGCTATGGGATCGACCCGACCATCGTTCAAGAAATTGCGGCAGAAGTCGCAGAAGTAGTAAATAGTGGCGTACAAGTAGCTATTGTAGTAGGTGGTGGCAACATCTTTCGTGGCGTCAAAGCGTCAGCTGCTGGAATGGATCGGGCAACTGCCGACTACATTGGTATGATTGCAACTGTGATGAATGCGCTCACGCTCCAAGATGCCTTGGAACGGATGGAAGTGCAAACACGCGTGCAAACTGCGATCGCCATGCAAGAAGTAGCGGAACCGTATATCCGGCGTCGAGCAATTCGCCATCTCGAAAAAGGACGAGTGGTGATTTTTGGCGCAGGTTCGGGAAATCCGTTCTTCACAACCGATACGACAGCAGCGCTGCGAGCCGCTGAAATTGACGCTGAGGTGATTTTTAAAGCCACCAAAGTTGACGGAGTATACGATTCCGATCCCCATAAAAATCCTGAGGCTAAACGCTATCAAACGCTTAACTATGTCCACGTTTTGACTCAGGATCTGCGGGTAATGGATAGTACTGCGATCGCTTTATGTAAAGAAAACAATATTCCGATTCTTGTCTTTGACCTGTCGGTACGGGGTAACATCCGCCGCGCGGTGACAGGAGAATCGATCGGAACCCTTGTGGGAGGTTTCTGTGAAGTTAGCTGA
- a CDS encoding geranylgeranyl reductase family protein → MYDCIIVGAGPAGGTAAYHLAKRGHSVLVLEKESLPRYKPCGGGVSPAIAKWFDFDFSPAISTKVNTIRYTWKMGDPVQAKLQTPEPMWMVRRDVFDHFLVQQAQKQGAELRDNTEVKGIQFKSDHWQVDTVNGPVTGRYIIAADGAKGPMAKWLGFKDRKRRLAGALEAEAPAKVEDGHIAHFEFGMVKNGYIWNFPKADGYSIGVGTFIGGEPQDFKGILSEYGNLFGLDIKTCKQYGHALCLWNGNQKLHTQNAVLAGEAACVVDPLTAEGIRPSIFSGVKAAEAIDRAIAGDINALERYSQAISDEWGADMAWAQKLAGVFYRVPGIGYKVGVKRPTATQRMGQILCGEMSYGDVAGRALKRLSGSLIPGMGG, encoded by the coding sequence ATGTACGATTGCATAATTGTCGGTGCCGGACCTGCTGGCGGTACAGCAGCCTATCATTTAGCTAAACGAGGACATTCAGTATTAGTTTTAGAGAAAGAATCGCTGCCACGCTACAAGCCTTGTGGAGGTGGAGTTTCACCCGCGATCGCCAAATGGTTTGACTTTGATTTTTCGCCAGCAATTTCCACAAAGGTCAATACCATTCGCTACACCTGGAAAATGGGCGATCCGGTGCAAGCCAAATTGCAAACCCCCGAACCGATGTGGATGGTACGGCGCGACGTGTTTGACCACTTCCTAGTGCAGCAAGCGCAAAAACAAGGAGCCGAACTCCGCGATAACACCGAAGTGAAAGGAATTCAGTTTAAAAGCGACCATTGGCAAGTTGATACGGTAAATGGTCCTGTCACAGGTCGTTATATCATCGCCGCAGACGGTGCGAAAGGACCAATGGCGAAGTGGTTAGGCTTTAAAGACCGCAAACGCCGTTTAGCAGGTGCCTTAGAAGCCGAAGCACCAGCTAAGGTCGAAGATGGTCATATTGCCCATTTCGAGTTTGGGATGGTCAAAAACGGCTACATTTGGAACTTCCCGAAAGCCGACGGTTACTCAATTGGCGTCGGGACATTTATTGGCGGCGAACCTCAAGATTTTAAAGGCATTTTGAGCGAGTACGGTAACTTATTCGGCTTAGATATCAAAACCTGCAAGCAATACGGTCACGCGCTGTGTTTGTGGAATGGCAATCAAAAGCTACATACGCAAAACGCCGTATTAGCAGGCGAAGCCGCGTGTGTCGTCGATCCCTTGACCGCCGAAGGCATTCGCCCATCGATCTTTAGTGGTGTCAAAGCCGCAGAAGCCATTGATCGCGCGATCGCGGGTGACATTAATGCCCTAGAGCGCTACTCGCAAGCGATCAGCGACGAGTGGGGTGCTGATATGGCGTGGGCGCAAAAACTAGCCGGAGTCTTCTACCGCGTTCCTGGTATTGGTTACAAAGTCGGCGTGAAACGTCCCACAGCAACACAACGCATGGGTCAAATCCTGTGTGGGGAAATGAGCTATGGTGATGTCGCCGGTCGCGCCCTCAAGCGCCTCAGTGGTAGCTTAATTCCAGGAATGGGAGGATAA
- a CDS encoding CRR6 family NdhI maturation factor, with translation MTLAIALHFEQINTLDLSPAQTAIENLLQAGTIATHEQQLRFEIDYPREPDDPRELSEIPEIRLWFIRLDAQYPWLPFLLDWTGELARYTAMLVPHQFSAKEGIQYNPEALEIFLMHKIFILHDWMQQQGIPSRSRLKSIGQMFGYDLEDTFFEMF, from the coding sequence ATGACGTTGGCGATCGCACTCCATTTCGAGCAAATCAATACCTTAGATTTATCTCCGGCGCAAACGGCGATCGAAAACCTACTGCAAGCAGGAACAATTGCTACCCACGAGCAACAGTTGCGCTTTGAGATTGACTATCCGCGCGAACCTGACGATCCGCGAGAACTTTCTGAGATTCCAGAGATTCGGCTGTGGTTTATTCGTCTAGACGCGCAGTATCCTTGGTTGCCATTTTTACTCGATTGGACAGGGGAACTTGCCCGCTATACTGCAATGCTCGTACCGCATCAATTTAGCGCTAAAGAAGGCATTCAGTATAATCCTGAAGCCTTGGAAATTTTCTTGATGCACAAAATTTTTATTTTGCACGATTGGATGCAGCAGCAAGGTATCCCCAGTCGATCGCGCCTCAAGTCTATAGGACAAATGTTTGGCTATGACTTAGAGGATACGTTCTTTGAAATGTTTTGA
- a CDS encoding glycosyltransferase family 9 protein, which translates to MRVVALVPGGIGDQILFFPTLDDLKQNYPNAQIDVVVEPRAKEAYRICKAVNNVLAFDYKDRNSAADWVNLVGILRDREYDVVISVGQRWFVGLLLWLTGIPTRIGYKGAGNMFLTNAVPLKSQQYDAAMYHDLLQGLGINSPCPELTVNVPAADIDWAEAEKKHLGIQSSGYVLLSDSFEQSTPDKSYPMESWRQIIQDFRQKQPELPLVALQSSDDMRWTQLAQANPELKLTSPPDVGKLAAMIAGADLLLCIEGVPLQLAVAVQTYAIALFGLTDPAKLLPKSDRYIPIKSPSGQVADITPQTVLERIWRG; encoded by the coding sequence ATGCGAGTAGTAGCCCTAGTCCCTGGCGGCATCGGCGATCAAATCCTATTTTTTCCCACCCTTGATGACCTAAAACAAAATTATCCTAATGCTCAAATTGATGTCGTGGTAGAACCACGCGCCAAAGAAGCATACCGCATCTGCAAGGCAGTCAATAATGTTCTAGCATTTGATTACAAAGACCGGAACAGCGCGGCGGATTGGGTCAATTTAGTAGGTATTCTACGCGATCGCGAGTATGATGTCGTGATTTCAGTAGGGCAACGTTGGTTTGTCGGTTTATTGCTGTGGTTAACCGGAATTCCTACCCGTATCGGCTACAAAGGTGCAGGTAATATGTTCCTCACGAATGCTGTACCTCTGAAATCACAGCAATACGATGCAGCAATGTACCACGATTTGCTGCAAGGGTTAGGAATTAATTCTCCTTGTCCAGAGTTGACAGTTAATGTGCCAGCCGCAGATATTGACTGGGCGGAAGCTGAAAAGAAACACTTGGGAATTCAAAGCAGCGGCTATGTTTTACTGTCGGATAGTTTTGAGCAATCTACGCCGGATAAAAGCTACCCCATGGAAAGTTGGCGGCAAATTATCCAAGATTTTCGCCAGAAACAGCCTGAATTGCCTTTAGTCGCACTTCAATCATCAGATGATATGCGATGGACACAGCTAGCACAAGCGAATCCTGAGCTTAAACTCACATCGCCTCCTGATGTAGGTAAGTTAGCCGCAATGATTGCGGGCGCGGATTTGTTATTGTGTATCGAGGGCGTGCCACTACAGCTAGCCGTCGCGGTACAAACGTATGCGATCGCCCTATTCGGACTGACAGACCCCGCAAAATTATTACCAAAAAGCGATCGCTATATCCCGATTAAATCTCCTAGCGGACAAGTTGCGGATATCACACCCCAAACTGTTTTAGAACGAATTTGGCGGGGCTAA
- a CDS encoding alpha/beta fold hydrolase, which yields MTSTLSFTATKTWTWQGFPICYQTQGTTGPAVVLIHGFGASWWHWRKNIPVLAETCRVYAIDLIGFGGSAKPEPTEEMHYTFETWGQQIADFCREVVGEPAFLVGNSIGCIAVMQAVVDHPEIARSIALLNCSLRLLHDRKRATLPWYRRFGAPLVQRILALKPIGNFFFNQIAKPKTVRKILLQAYANAEVVTDELVDILMAPAKDPGAVAVFLAFTAYSSGPLPEDLLPQLPCPAIMLWGTADPWEPFELGKQLANYPQVKAFIPIEGVGHCPQDEAPEKVNPILQEWIAQQI from the coding sequence ATGACTTCTACTTTATCCTTCACCGCGACGAAAACTTGGACTTGGCAAGGATTTCCGATTTGCTATCAAACACAAGGCACAACAGGACCTGCGGTTGTGTTAATTCATGGCTTTGGTGCTTCTTGGTGGCATTGGCGCAAAAACATTCCCGTACTTGCTGAAACTTGCCGTGTCTATGCGATTGATTTGATTGGCTTTGGTGGTTCTGCCAAACCGGAACCCACAGAAGAAATGCACTACACGTTTGAAACGTGGGGACAGCAAATTGCCGATTTTTGCCGCGAGGTTGTGGGCGAACCGGCGTTTTTAGTGGGAAATTCGATTGGTTGTATTGCAGTGATGCAAGCCGTTGTCGATCATCCAGAAATTGCGAGAAGTATTGCGCTGTTAAACTGTTCGTTGCGACTGCTTCACGATCGCAAACGGGCAACCTTGCCTTGGTATCGCCGTTTTGGTGCGCCCCTGGTGCAACGAATCCTCGCCCTCAAGCCGATTGGCAACTTTTTCTTCAATCAAATTGCCAAGCCAAAAACCGTCCGCAAGATTTTGCTACAGGCGTATGCGAATGCGGAAGTGGTGACAGATGAACTCGTTGATATTTTGATGGCACCAGCCAAAGATCCAGGTGCTGTCGCCGTATTTTTAGCTTTCACGGCGTATTCTTCCGGACCATTACCCGAAGATTTGTTACCACAGCTACCATGTCCAGCAATTATGTTGTGGGGAACTGCCGATCCGTGGGAACCATTTGAATTGGGTAAACAATTAGCGAACTACCCACAAGTAAAAGCGTTTATTCCCATTGAAGGTGTTGGGCATTGTCCCCAAGATGAAGCACCCGAAAAAGTCAATCCGATATTACAAGAATGGATTGCACAGCAAATCTAA
- a CDS encoding carbonic anhydrase, translating to MKKLIQGIHSFQTNYVSTHREMFELLSQGQHPRILFITCSDSRIDPNLITQAEPGEMFIIRNAGNIIPPYGATNGGECAAVEYAIHALGIKEVIVCGHSHCGAMKGLLKLDKLEEEMPSVYQWLKHAEATRRMMKENYQDYEGEKLLQATVEENVLTQLENLRTYPVIHSRLHSGQIHLHGWVYHIETGEVLEYDPVRRQFVSPETRLPRAAWLTPEQQQRIYQGSGASAKGNGKG from the coding sequence ATGAAAAAGCTGATTCAGGGTATTCATTCGTTTCAAACCAATTATGTGAGTACCCACCGCGAGATGTTCGAGTTGCTGTCGCAAGGTCAGCATCCACGAATTTTATTTATTACTTGCTCTGACTCGCGGATTGACCCGAACTTAATCACGCAAGCCGAACCTGGGGAAATGTTTATCATTCGCAATGCAGGTAACATCATTCCGCCCTACGGTGCAACGAACGGTGGAGAATGTGCGGCGGTTGAGTATGCAATTCATGCTTTGGGTATTAAAGAAGTCATCGTGTGCGGTCACTCGCACTGTGGCGCGATGAAAGGATTGCTCAAGCTCGATAAGTTAGAAGAAGAAATGCCATCAGTTTATCAATGGCTCAAACACGCCGAAGCAACTCGCCGGATGATGAAGGAAAATTATCAAGACTACGAAGGCGAAAAACTGCTGCAAGCAACCGTCGAAGAAAATGTTCTGACTCAACTCGAAAATTTACGTACGTACCCTGTGATTCATTCCCGATTGCACTCTGGTCAAATTCACCTACACGGCTGGGTATATCATATTGAAACTGGAGAGGTTCTCGAATACGACCCAGTACGACGTCAATTTGTATCGCCTGAAACTCGACTACCCAGAGCCGCGTGGTTAACTCCTGAGCAACAGCAGCGTATATATCAAGGCTCAGGAGCATCGGCTAAAGGAAATGGAAAGGGATAG
- a CDS encoding AI-2E family transporter: MQTRKLLNWWQVMTPTGRLLAIALFAPLLVLNALAVSTIFDYFHSLIVILVGASLLAFLLNYPVSWMERQGARREQVAVLVFLLTLSILLAVGVTLVPLVLMQAQQLVARLPELIDSGRHQLMLLNEWAENQGLPLNLDALVVQINDRVKGQLQAIAVQVLNLAVVTLTSLLDFLLTMVLAFYLLQHGDDLWQSLVQWLPTKLRTPFSQTLRLSFQNFFIGQLIFGLCMGSSLTAIFLWLKVPFGLLFGITIGIMALVPFGGTVGIAITTLLVALQDFWLGSRVLIAAVIVQQILDNLVAPRILGSVTGLNPVWVLVSVLTGARIGGLLGVIVAVPTAVVIKTALSAVRSSEPEAVHDVPAEPSRDASQTTVEVTQQKAAEDLPPKGSYQV, translated from the coding sequence ATGCAAACACGCAAACTCCTAAATTGGTGGCAGGTGATGACGCCGACTGGGCGGCTGTTAGCGATCGCGCTATTCGCTCCCCTGCTTGTTTTAAATGCTTTGGCAGTATCGACGATTTTTGATTACTTCCACTCGTTGATTGTGATTTTAGTCGGGGCATCACTGTTAGCATTTTTGCTGAATTATCCCGTTAGTTGGATGGAACGCCAAGGCGCAAGGCGCGAACAGGTTGCGGTTTTGGTGTTTTTGCTAACGTTATCGATATTGCTTGCGGTGGGGGTGACGCTCGTCCCCTTAGTATTGATGCAAGCCCAACAACTCGTAGCGCGGCTGCCAGAGTTAATTGATTCGGGGCGACATCAGTTGATGTTGTTGAATGAGTGGGCAGAAAATCAAGGTTTACCATTGAATCTTGATGCTTTGGTGGTACAAATTAACGATCGCGTCAAAGGGCAACTGCAAGCGATCGCGGTGCAAGTTTTAAATCTCGCGGTTGTCACGCTCACAAGCCTGCTAGACTTTTTGCTAACGATGGTGTTGGCATTTTACTTATTGCAGCATGGCGATGACCTCTGGCAAAGTTTAGTTCAATGGCTACCGACAAAGCTTCGTACTCCTTTTTCGCAAACATTACGCCTTAGCTTCCAAAATTTCTTTATTGGACAGCTGATTTTCGGTTTGTGCATGGGGTCTTCGCTCACGGCGATCTTTCTATGGTTAAAAGTACCCTTTGGGTTACTGTTTGGTATCACGATTGGTATTATGGCGTTGGTTCCCTTTGGGGGAACTGTGGGTATTGCCATTACCACATTATTGGTCGCATTGCAAGACTTTTGGCTAGGTTCGCGCGTTTTGATTGCGGCAGTGATTGTGCAGCAAATTTTAGATAACTTAGTAGCGCCGCGCATTTTGGGGAGTGTGACAGGTTTAAATCCTGTGTGGGTATTAGTTTCGGTCTTAACCGGAGCGAGAATCGGTGGTTTATTGGGTGTGATTGTCGCCGTACCGACTGCTGTTGTGATTAAAACGGCTCTAAGTGCGGTACGTTCTTCTGAACCCGAAGCAGTACATGATGTCCCCGCCGAACCAAGCCGTGATGCCTCGCAAACAACCGTAGAAGTCACGCAACAAAAAGCTGCTGAAGATCTTCCTCCGAAAGGTTCGTATCAGGTGTAG
- the blaOXA gene encoding class D beta-lactamase, protein MSPIMGLLPFVVAIAWTSPEHFSSVELPTKNQQRTQQLTQARWQERSDFSKYFQQAGVEGTFILYDLQQDQYLVYNSDRANTRFLPASTFKIFNSLVALELGTIKDENQVLKWDGVTRKFPDWNKDQTMRTAIKDSVIWFYQEMARRIGQERMQCYINLTNYGNRDISGGIDQFWLQGELRISAKEQIDFLVKLYRNQLPFSQKTMDTVKDILIDEQTDNHVLRGKTGWLWDISPELGWYVGYLERSDRVYFLAMNIDMSRPEDRQARIGITQQILQNLKLLE, encoded by the coding sequence ATGTCTCCAATTATGGGGTTGTTGCCTTTTGTTGTCGCGATCGCTTGGACTTCACCGGAGCATTTTAGCAGTGTTGAATTGCCAACAAAAAATCAGCAGCGAACGCAGCAGCTAACTCAAGCACGTTGGCAAGAACGATCCGACTTTAGTAAATACTTTCAACAAGCTGGAGTTGAAGGCACATTTATTCTCTACGACCTTCAGCAAGATCAATATCTTGTCTATAATTCTGACCGCGCCAACACGCGGTTTCTTCCCGCCTCAACTTTTAAAATTTTTAACTCTTTGGTTGCGCTTGAACTTGGCACAATCAAGGACGAAAATCAAGTTTTGAAATGGGATGGCGTAACCCGCAAGTTTCCTGATTGGAACAAAGACCAAACAATGCGAACTGCGATTAAAGACTCTGTGATTTGGTTCTATCAAGAGATGGCAAGGCGTATCGGTCAAGAACGAATGCAATGCTACATCAACTTGACGAATTACGGTAATCGAGACATTAGCGGTGGCATCGATCAATTTTGGCTACAAGGCGAATTGCGCATTAGTGCCAAAGAGCAGATTGATTTTTTGGTGAAGTTGTACCGCAATCAGCTGCCATTTTCCCAAAAAACAATGGACACGGTCAAAGACATTTTGATTGATGAACAAACAGACAACCACGTATTGCGTGGAAAAACGGGTTGGTTGTGGGATATTTCTCCAGAACTGGGGTGGTATGTCGGCTATCTCGAACGCAGCGATCGTGTTTACTTTTTGGCTATGAATATTGATATGTCGCGTCCTGAAGATCGACAGGCAAGAATTGGCATTACTCAACAGATCCTACAAAATCTGAAGTTGCTGGAATAA